One part of the Sorangiineae bacterium MSr11954 genome encodes these proteins:
- a CDS encoding winged helix-turn-helix domain-containing protein: MTPELVLPASRFDVASFGELVSDTSRATMLLALMDGSARPATELANMAGVTPQTASFHLQRLVAGGLVRVEPIGRHRYFRLANDQVAEALEAVALLHGPLRTPTASQSPTRQALAHARTCYNHLAGQLGVAWLASLENARFLRVREGALSLSRRGIAWAEGVGLSTERWPGGKPCLDWTERRHHLGGPLGALLTAHLFALKWIARRGDGRAVRVTAVGQRELSQQLQLPESVL; this comes from the coding sequence ATGACCCCCGAGCTCGTACTTCCCGCCAGCCGATTCGACGTCGCGAGCTTCGGTGAGCTCGTCAGTGACACCTCGCGCGCCACGATGTTGCTCGCGCTCATGGACGGCTCCGCCCGACCCGCCACCGAGCTGGCGAACATGGCGGGCGTCACCCCGCAAACGGCGAGCTTCCACTTGCAGCGCCTGGTCGCGGGCGGTCTCGTTCGGGTCGAGCCCATCGGACGCCATCGGTACTTTCGTCTCGCGAACGACCAAGTGGCGGAGGCGCTCGAGGCGGTGGCGCTCCTTCATGGCCCGCTGCGCACGCCGACGGCGTCGCAGAGCCCCACCCGCCAGGCGCTCGCGCACGCCCGCACCTGCTACAACCACCTCGCGGGCCAGCTGGGGGTGGCGTGGCTCGCGTCGCTGGAGAACGCGCGCTTTCTTCGCGTGCGCGAAGGGGCGTTGTCGCTCTCGCGGCGCGGCATCGCATGGGCCGAGGGGGTCGGGCTCTCCACCGAGCGCTGGCCCGGCGGAAAGCCGTGCCTCGATTGGACCGAGCGGCGCCACCACCTGGGCGGCCCGCTGGGCGCTCTTTTGACGGCGCACCTCTTTGCGCTCAAGTGGATCGCGCGCCGCGGCGATGGCCGCGCGGTCCGTGTGACCGCCGTCGGGCAGCGCGAGCTTTCGCAGCAGCTCCAGCTGCCCGAATCGGTTCTTTGA
- the gcvA gene encoding transcriptional regulator GcvA: MAASTNRDNGSKGSEKLNLGGRRPLPPLNALRAFEAAARCGGFHAAGSELRVSANAVGRLVKILEEWLEVALFRRLARGVMLTDAGRDYLERVGALLDQLADATAELQRREASKVLTVSALPSFVARWLIPRLGRLTERHPDLDVRVLASVPQTDFAREEVDVAIRLGPGTYEGLRSDLLLREDFYPVCSPALLARKPRLRKPKDLAKHVLLHDEPERRIPLQIDWRRWLDAVGAHDVEAHRDLCFSYSHMSLQAAAAGQGVALASSALIGDDWTTGRLVRPFGDLSVRGPYGFFLVCPFATAERDKVVAFRRWALEEAQVPGPPSSSRRTSPE; encoded by the coding sequence ATGGCAGCTTCGACAAATCGAGATAACGGAAGCAAAGGTTCAGAAAAACTGAACCTCGGCGGGCGCCGCCCCTTGCCGCCGCTGAACGCCTTGCGCGCGTTCGAGGCGGCCGCCCGCTGCGGCGGATTCCACGCCGCGGGGTCCGAGCTCCGCGTCTCCGCCAACGCCGTGGGGCGGCTGGTGAAGATCCTGGAGGAGTGGCTCGAGGTCGCGCTCTTCCGGCGCCTCGCGCGCGGCGTGATGCTCACCGACGCGGGGCGCGATTACCTGGAGCGCGTCGGCGCGCTGCTCGATCAGCTCGCGGACGCCACCGCCGAGCTCCAGCGGCGGGAAGCTTCGAAGGTGCTGACGGTGAGCGCGCTACCCTCGTTCGTGGCGCGATGGCTCATTCCGCGGCTCGGTCGCTTGACGGAGCGCCACCCGGATCTCGACGTGCGCGTCCTCGCGTCGGTGCCGCAGACCGACTTTGCGCGCGAGGAGGTCGACGTGGCCATCCGCCTGGGCCCCGGAACGTACGAGGGCCTTCGCAGCGATCTCTTGCTCCGCGAAGACTTTTACCCCGTTTGCAGCCCCGCGTTGCTCGCGCGAAAGCCGCGGCTGCGCAAACCGAAGGATCTGGCCAAGCACGTGCTCTTGCACGACGAGCCGGAGCGCCGCATCCCGCTGCAGATCGACTGGCGGCGTTGGCTGGACGCGGTGGGCGCGCACGACGTCGAGGCGCACCGCGATCTGTGCTTCTCCTATTCGCATATGAGCCTGCAGGCTGCGGCGGCCGGTCAAGGCGTGGCGCTCGCGAGCTCGGCGCTCATCGGGGACGATTGGACCACGGGCCGCCTGGTGCGCCCCTTCGGCGATCTCTCCGTTCGGGGCCCTTACGGCTTCTTTCTGGTGTGCCCCTTCGCCACGGCGGAGCGCGACAAAGTCGTCGCCTTTCGTCGATGGGCGCTGGAGGAGGCGCAGGTCCCCGGGCCGCCGTCGTCCTCGAGGAGGACCTCGCCGGAATAG
- a CDS encoding aminotransferase class III-fold pyridoxal phosphate-dependent enzyme, which produces MPHDHGAFAQRSKVLVPWAIQRGLNPPTVVRGEGCFFIDREGKRYLDLTSGFVAMPLGHGHPKVVEAIRAQAGRLCWTPSSFFNDVRAQYAEALARIAPWSQGSDEGARVHFASGGAEANDDMIKIVRLVTRRPKILCAYRAYHGSTIGASALTGVDRWRDPFPNLPGIVRFFAPYPYRSPFHASTPEEETERALAHLETILSHEGALNVAAIVLEPVTGSSGLVVYPPGYLAGLRALCDKHGILLAFDEVMTGFGRTGKSFAAVRLGVTPDLLSFAKGASGSYVPLGGVLVREKVASFFDREYFDVGHTHAGHVLGVAAGLATLHVFEEEGLFERAITLETWLREGLEALRARHPRIVGDVRGLGALFALELVSDPARKTPLVPWHHAQGSEPMKAFYGELLRQGVHAYGRYNIVLVAPPLTIARHELELGLRALDGALSAASRASSPSSAPVGRVANGGAA; this is translated from the coding sequence ATGCCTCACGATCATGGAGCATTTGCACAGCGCAGCAAGGTCCTCGTTCCCTGGGCCATTCAACGCGGCCTGAACCCGCCCACGGTGGTGCGCGGGGAGGGCTGCTTTTTCATCGACCGCGAGGGCAAGCGTTACCTCGATCTGACCAGCGGCTTCGTGGCCATGCCCCTCGGCCACGGGCACCCCAAGGTGGTCGAGGCCATCCGCGCGCAAGCGGGCCGGCTTTGCTGGACGCCCTCCAGCTTCTTCAACGACGTGCGCGCCCAGTACGCCGAGGCGCTCGCGCGCATCGCCCCCTGGAGCCAGGGGAGCGACGAGGGCGCCAGGGTCCACTTTGCGTCGGGCGGCGCCGAGGCCAACGACGACATGATCAAGATCGTGCGCCTCGTCACGCGCCGCCCGAAGATCCTCTGCGCGTACCGCGCGTACCACGGCAGCACCATCGGCGCGAGCGCCCTCACCGGCGTGGATCGCTGGCGCGATCCCTTCCCGAACCTCCCCGGGATCGTCCGCTTCTTCGCGCCGTACCCGTACCGATCGCCGTTTCACGCGAGCACGCCCGAGGAGGAGACCGAGCGGGCGCTCGCGCACCTCGAGACGATCCTCTCCCACGAAGGCGCCTTGAACGTGGCCGCCATCGTGCTCGAGCCGGTGACCGGATCGAGCGGCCTCGTGGTATACCCCCCGGGGTATCTCGCCGGCCTGCGCGCGCTCTGCGACAAGCACGGAATTCTGCTCGCGTTCGACGAGGTGATGACCGGCTTTGGCCGCACCGGCAAATCGTTCGCCGCCGTCCGGCTCGGGGTGACCCCCGATCTGCTCTCCTTCGCCAAAGGCGCCAGCGGCTCGTACGTGCCGTTGGGCGGCGTGTTGGTGCGCGAGAAGGTGGCGAGCTTCTTCGACCGGGAGTACTTCGACGTGGGGCACACGCACGCGGGGCACGTCCTCGGCGTGGCCGCGGGGCTCGCCACCCTCCACGTCTTCGAGGAGGAGGGCCTCTTCGAGCGCGCCATCACCCTCGAAACATGGCTCCGCGAGGGCCTCGAAGCGCTCCGCGCGCGCCACCCGCGCATCGTGGGCGACGTGCGCGGGCTGGGGGCGCTGTTCGCGCTGGAGCTCGTGAGCGATCCGGCGCGCAAGACGCCGCTCGTCCCATGGCATCACGCGCAGGGGTCGGAGCCCATGAAGGCGTTCTACGGGGAGCTCCTACGCCAAGGTGTTCACGCGTACGGGCGCTACAACATCGTCCTGGTCGCCCCGCCGCTGACGATCGCGCGCCACGAGCTCGAGCTCGGCCTTCGCGCCCTCGACGGGGCGCTGTCGGCCGCCTCCCGCGCGTCCAGCCCGTCCAGCGCGCCCGTGGGACGCGTGGCGAACGGCGGCGCCGCATGA
- the tgt gene encoding tRNA guanosine(34) transglycosylase Tgt: MTLPFTVHTTDPGSRARRGTFMTAHGPVETPVFMAVGTRATVTGLTPADLSEVGAQVVLGNTYHLMLRPGPELFRRVGGIHHFMRWSGPVLTDSGGYQIFSLAEDRTLSERGARFRSYTDQRMHMLSPERSIEMQTAIGSDIMMVLDVCVDSRSDLPTMRDAMERTHRWAVRSLAARTNPAQALFAIVQGGVVRELRKESAGVLTPMPFDGFAIGGLAVGDARAEREDITHFSAELLPPDRPRYLMGVGTPPDLLEAIAAGVDMFDCILPTHLGWQGTAFTSTGRVRVTRGPNAHLDVPLDAECPCSTCTNYSRAYLHHLFKCSEPLGPRLLSLHNLHHYHALVAEARRAIEQGTYASFARKKLEAIDRHEHSERRPGCRTMSAARW, encoded by the coding sequence ATGACCCTGCCGTTCACCGTTCATACGACCGATCCCGGCTCGCGCGCCCGCCGCGGCACCTTCATGACCGCGCACGGGCCGGTGGAGACGCCCGTCTTCATGGCCGTGGGGACGCGCGCCACCGTCACCGGCTTGACCCCCGCGGACTTGAGCGAGGTGGGCGCGCAGGTCGTCCTCGGCAACACGTACCATTTGATGTTGCGACCGGGGCCGGAGCTCTTTCGCCGGGTGGGCGGCATCCACCATTTCATGCGTTGGTCGGGCCCGGTCCTCACCGACTCCGGCGGTTATCAAATCTTCTCGCTGGCCGAAGATCGCACCTTGAGCGAGCGCGGGGCGCGGTTTCGGAGCTACACCGATCAACGGATGCACATGCTCTCGCCCGAGCGATCCATCGAGATGCAAACGGCCATTGGCTCCGACATCATGATGGTGCTCGACGTCTGCGTCGATTCGCGCTCCGATCTCCCCACCATGCGCGACGCCATGGAGCGTACGCACCGTTGGGCCGTTCGCAGCTTGGCCGCGCGCACCAACCCGGCGCAGGCGCTGTTTGCCATCGTCCAAGGCGGGGTGGTTCGCGAGCTTCGAAAGGAGTCGGCCGGTGTGCTCACGCCCATGCCCTTCGATGGCTTTGCCATCGGCGGCCTGGCGGTGGGGGACGCGCGCGCCGAACGGGAGGACATTACGCATTTCTCGGCCGAGCTCTTGCCGCCCGATCGCCCGCGTTACTTGATGGGCGTGGGGACGCCGCCCGATCTGCTCGAGGCCATCGCGGCCGGCGTGGACATGTTCGACTGCATCTTGCCGACGCACCTCGGCTGGCAGGGCACCGCGTTCACCAGCACGGGACGCGTGCGCGTCACCCGCGGCCCCAACGCGCACCTCGACGTGCCGCTCGACGCGGAGTGCCCGTGCTCCACGTGCACGAACTACAGCCGGGCGTATTTGCATCACCTCTTCAAGTGCAGCGAGCCGCTCGGTCCGCGGCTGCTCTCGCTCCATAATTTGCATCACTACCACGCGCTGGTGGCCGAGGCCCGGCGCGCGATCGAGCAGGGAACGTACGCGTCGTTCGCCCGCAAAAAGCTCGAGGCCATCGATCGGCACGAGCACAGCGAAAGGCGGCCAGGATGCCGGACGATGTCCGCTGCGAGGTGGTGA
- a CDS encoding methyltransferase: protein MPDDVRCEVVTTRSGVRAMRDGETGELMHPVVGPQVEAEQLYVAPSRLAQRLNEGAEGALVLLEVGLGAGSNAAAAWKLSERMPQTARRLTMVSFDRTLAAFELALAEEHAADFGLQGDAATAARTLLASGACETARTSWRLVLGELPFTLASMPPSMADVVFWDPFSPRANPTLWTVAAFAALRRLCRAGATVHTYSRATATRSALLLAGFAVGRGESTGEKAETTVAAVDASDLERPLDGRWLERLARSSAPLPSDAPPDALERIRAMPQFGPV from the coding sequence ATGCCGGACGATGTCCGCTGCGAGGTGGTGACCACGCGAAGCGGCGTGCGCGCGATGCGCGATGGGGAGACCGGGGAGCTGATGCACCCGGTGGTGGGGCCGCAGGTGGAGGCCGAGCAGCTCTATGTGGCGCCGTCGCGCCTCGCGCAAAGGCTGAACGAGGGCGCGGAAGGGGCGCTGGTCTTGCTCGAGGTGGGGCTGGGCGCGGGGTCGAACGCGGCGGCGGCGTGGAAGCTCTCGGAGCGCATGCCGCAGACGGCGCGGCGCCTCACGATGGTGAGCTTCGACCGCACGTTGGCCGCGTTCGAGCTGGCGCTGGCGGAGGAGCACGCGGCGGACTTCGGGTTGCAAGGCGACGCGGCGACCGCCGCTCGAACCCTGCTCGCCTCGGGCGCGTGCGAGACGGCGCGTACGAGCTGGCGGTTGGTTCTCGGGGAGCTTCCATTCACCTTGGCCTCGATGCCGCCGAGCATGGCGGACGTCGTGTTTTGGGATCCTTTTTCGCCGCGCGCGAATCCGACCCTCTGGACCGTGGCGGCTTTTGCCGCGCTCCGGCGCCTTTGCCGGGCGGGGGCCACCGTGCACACGTACAGCAGGGCGACGGCCACGCGCTCGGCGCTACTTCTCGCGGGCTTCGCCGTCGGTCGCGGCGAGTCGACCGGTGAAAAAGCGGAGACCACGGTGGCGGCGGTCGACGCGAGCGATCTCGAGCGTCCGCTGGATGGGCGGTGGCTCGAACGGCTGGCTCGATCGTCGGCCCCGCTTCCCTCCGATGCACCGCCCGACGCGCTGGAGCGGATCCGGGCGATGCCGCAATTTGGCCCCGTCTAG
- a CDS encoding helix-turn-helix transcriptional regulator: protein MHLRVPRPPLDAHIELFWHYPGEPLPAHRHERVLPNGTVTILFPIPEAPIGIYDSTTLAPTAAARGALISGPQVSSFAIDTTLRTSIIGVHFKPGGASAVLGVPLHVLLGKHVALEDVWGSFAADLLDQVRSTRDPVERLARLERGVVARTRGAPGPGTIPGAVLYGLNAFRANVESARIDDVARDIGLSTRRLSQLFRDWVGMPPKRYARLLRLQSALAMAAPEVGWGRVAHACGYFDQSHFINEFHAITGTHPHRYFAERTAETNHLILAG from the coding sequence ATGCATCTCCGCGTTCCCAGGCCCCCGCTCGACGCGCACATCGAGCTCTTCTGGCACTATCCGGGCGAGCCGTTGCCCGCGCATCGCCATGAGCGGGTGCTGCCGAATGGGACGGTCACCATCCTCTTTCCCATCCCCGAGGCGCCGATTGGCATTTACGATTCGACCACCTTGGCGCCGACGGCGGCGGCGCGCGGTGCGCTGATCTCGGGCCCGCAGGTGAGCTCGTTCGCCATCGACACCACCTTGCGAACCTCGATCATCGGCGTTCATTTCAAGCCGGGCGGGGCCTCGGCCGTTCTGGGGGTGCCGCTTCATGTGCTCCTCGGGAAGCACGTCGCGCTCGAAGACGTGTGGGGCTCGTTCGCGGCCGATCTGCTCGATCAGGTGCGCAGCACGCGTGATCCGGTGGAGCGGCTGGCTCGTCTCGAGCGAGGGGTGGTCGCGCGCACGCGCGGCGCGCCGGGGCCGGGGACGATCCCTGGCGCGGTTTTGTATGGGCTGAACGCGTTTCGAGCGAACGTGGAATCGGCGCGCATCGACGATGTGGCGCGCGATATCGGATTGAGCACCCGCCGGCTGTCGCAGCTCTTTCGCGATTGGGTCGGTATGCCTCCGAAGCGCTATGCGCGCCTCCTGCGATTGCAGAGCGCGCTGGCGATGGCCGCGCCCGAGGTGGGGTGGGGCCGTGTTGCACACGCCTGCGGCTATTTCGATCAGTCGCACTTCATCAACGAATTTCATGCGATCACCGGGACCCATCCGCATCGTTATTTCGCCGAGCGGACGGCCGAGACGAATCATTTGATTCTCGCGGGGTGA
- a CDS encoding cupin domain-containing protein — protein sequence MDIHDTLALAAGLPTLDLAVVRDEAEALSAMRILGKFNQCMPGLTRFCGESPWERHPDDELLFVLEGSVQLIVQRTDRMLDIHNLAKGNVCVVPPRLWHKQIAHVPVTLFFVTSAHGNKTSDAVRPV from the coding sequence ATGGACATTCATGACACGCTGGCCTTGGCCGCCGGCTTGCCTACATTGGATTTGGCCGTCGTTCGCGACGAGGCGGAGGCCCTCTCCGCCATGCGTATCTTGGGAAAGTTCAATCAATGCATGCCCGGTCTCACGCGATTTTGTGGTGAATCCCCGTGGGAGCGCCACCCGGACGACGAGCTGCTCTTCGTGCTCGAGGGGAGCGTCCAGCTCATCGTGCAGCGCACCGATCGCATGCTCGACATACACAACCTCGCGAAAGGGAACGTTTGCGTGGTGCCGCCGCGCCTCTGGCACAAGCAAATTGCGCACGTGCCGGTGACCCTGTTCTTCGTCACGTCCGCACATGGAAATAAAACGTCGGACGCGGTGCGCCCGGTCTAA
- a CDS encoding TetR family transcriptional regulator produces MARRTAEEAAKTRDAILDAGLQTFAELGFAAAQLEEIAKRAGVTRGAFYHHFTNKADLYLAVLRERWAKVMAPVLDELRGPKKPKAKIRAFVCAFVRAVQREPAMQALMQMSLSGDTNLPEFHGSLSDKRDVLDALTRDLGALIDEGGRLGDGITRARAILIFLNGIAVSAALQPDSISAPPERFAELLLDGVLR; encoded by the coding sequence ATGGCCCGAAGGACCGCTGAAGAAGCCGCCAAGACCCGAGACGCCATCCTCGACGCCGGTCTTCAGACCTTCGCCGAGCTCGGATTCGCCGCCGCGCAGCTCGAGGAAATCGCCAAGCGCGCCGGGGTCACGCGGGGTGCCTTTTATCACCATTTCACCAACAAGGCCGATCTGTACTTGGCCGTGCTGCGGGAGCGCTGGGCCAAGGTGATGGCCCCCGTGCTCGACGAGCTACGCGGCCCCAAAAAGCCAAAGGCCAAGATCCGCGCCTTCGTCTGCGCGTTCGTGCGCGCCGTGCAGAGGGAGCCGGCCATGCAGGCGCTCATGCAAATGAGCCTCTCGGGCGACACGAACCTGCCCGAGTTCCACGGCTCCCTCTCGGACAAGCGCGACGTTTTGGACGCGTTAACCCGCGATCTCGGCGCCCTCATCGACGAAGGTGGTCGCCTGGGCGACGGCATCACGCGCGCCCGCGCCATCCTGATCTTCCTCAACGGCATCGCCGTATCGGCCGCACTCCAACCGGACTCCATCTCCGCACCGCCGGAGCGCTTCGCCGAGCTGCTCCTCGATGGCGTACTTCGCTAA
- a CDS encoding L-2-amino-thiazoline-4-carboxylic acid hydrolase: protein MTPLSNLELIEAAFFEHLAKAPLNLPDEARAGLPDRIRARAAELCERTQTLVDNDLDRGNVGFAVLAAAAYEVLLAAGLPPSRALSTVDACLNDPLRAWVLDGTRQMLDASPDPFEALTDVSRQREAHYFGPSFAFERPIDDGFGYVLEIRRCMFHEALKACGRTEVQPVLCRADLNWIDSIDPDRHHLRFARPSTFATADVCRMWFMRLEPPRLPPTPTNTDPPTDHGPKDR from the coding sequence ATGACACCCCTCTCCAACCTCGAGCTCATCGAAGCCGCGTTCTTCGAACATCTCGCGAAAGCGCCATTGAATCTGCCCGACGAGGCGCGCGCCGGGCTCCCCGATCGCATTCGCGCGCGCGCCGCCGAGCTCTGCGAGCGAACCCAAACGCTCGTCGACAACGACCTCGATCGAGGCAATGTCGGCTTCGCCGTCCTCGCGGCCGCAGCCTACGAGGTGCTCCTCGCCGCGGGGCTACCGCCGAGCCGCGCCCTGAGCACCGTGGATGCCTGCCTGAACGATCCCTTGCGCGCGTGGGTGCTCGACGGAACCCGGCAAATGCTCGATGCGTCGCCCGATCCCTTCGAGGCGCTCACGGACGTCTCGCGGCAGCGCGAGGCCCACTATTTCGGCCCCTCGTTCGCGTTCGAGCGCCCCATCGACGATGGATTCGGCTATGTGCTCGAGATCCGGCGCTGCATGTTCCACGAGGCGCTGAAGGCGTGCGGCCGCACGGAGGTGCAGCCCGTGCTGTGCCGGGCCGATCTCAATTGGATCGACAGCATCGATCCGGACCGGCACCACCTGCGCTTTGCGCGGCCGAGCACCTTTGCCACCGCGGATGTTTGTCGAATGTGGTTCATGCGGCTAGAACCGCCACGGCTCCCTCCCACGCCAACGAACACCGATCCCCCCACCGACCATGGCCCGAAGGACCGCTGA
- a CDS encoding YafY family transcriptional regulator, whose translation MSRPTTRVLAVLELLQTHGRMSGSQLAERLEIDRRTVRRYIAMLEELGIPITAERGRDGAYALVSGFKLPPLMFTDDEALALSIGLIAARGLGLAAAVTAVASAQAKLERVLPDNVKRRVRAVDETVSLELSRAATPGDNGTLAALTAAAQSQTRVRLEYRTAQRDETRRDFDPYGLAYRGGRWYVVGMCHLRGSLRSFRLDRVEAVRPLDVRFIRPHGFDALEHVTLSLAKLPRAFSIEVLLETDIETARRALFPAAGVLEWTDEGTVLRSQADDIDWFARELAHLPFGFRIREPAALREAVEAHAGRLLRQVKGQA comes from the coding sequence ATGTCCCGTCCGACGACGCGCGTGCTGGCCGTGCTCGAGCTGCTGCAAACGCATGGCCGAATGAGCGGCTCCCAGCTGGCAGAGCGGCTCGAGATCGACCGGCGCACGGTGCGCCGGTACATCGCGATGCTGGAGGAGCTCGGCATCCCCATCACGGCCGAGCGGGGTCGCGATGGCGCGTATGCGTTGGTCTCCGGCTTCAAGCTGCCGCCGCTGATGTTCACCGACGACGAGGCCCTCGCTTTGTCCATCGGGCTCATCGCGGCCCGCGGCCTGGGGCTCGCGGCGGCGGTGACGGCGGTGGCCAGCGCGCAAGCCAAGCTCGAACGCGTGCTGCCGGACAACGTCAAGCGTCGGGTGCGCGCGGTGGATGAGACGGTGTCGCTCGAGCTCTCGCGCGCGGCGACCCCCGGCGACAATGGAACCTTGGCCGCGCTCACGGCGGCGGCGCAGTCGCAAACGCGCGTGCGCCTCGAGTACCGCACCGCGCAGCGCGACGAGACGCGGCGCGATTTCGACCCTTACGGTCTCGCCTACCGCGGCGGGCGTTGGTACGTCGTGGGCATGTGCCACCTTCGCGGGAGCCTGCGCTCGTTCCGCTTGGATCGCGTGGAGGCCGTGCGCCCGCTGGACGTGCGCTTCATACGCCCGCATGGCTTCGATGCGCTGGAGCACGTGACCCTTTCGCTCGCCAAGCTGCCGCGCGCGTTCAGCATCGAGGTGCTCCTCGAGACGGACATCGAGACCGCGCGCCGCGCGCTCTTTCCTGCCGCCGGTGTGCTCGAGTGGACCGACGAGGGCACGGTGCTGCGTAGCCAGGCCGACGACATCGACTGGTTCGCGCGCGAGCTCGCGCACTTGCCGTTCGGCTTTCGGATCCGCGAGCCCGCCGCGTTGCGCGAGGCGGTGGAGGCCCACGCGGGGCGGTTGCTTCGGCAGGTGAAGGGGCAGGCGTGA
- a CDS encoding AraC family transcriptional regulator has product MNRHQPITCERVRSARLHTQPAATHVDHTVLFLVDGQLRMEHGGPIVAEPGMAVLVPSGAPHRLVGGSGVEVVRLTFCASCLGFDEGAPLMGPFRSVRWGALPLVVIPEARRAHLLRVCEELVDEVGHDTLESREVQRSLLVLVLAELRRAPASPAASDGSREGSLVASALEFIQGHCYEPISLKDVARAVHRTPAHVTTVLRRVTGFSVGHWIKEARLREACIRLAHTDDSIVAIAGHIGWKDETHFIRQFRKSIGSTPAAWRRTHRGKIPDVANGVVTPGGTG; this is encoded by the coding sequence GTGAACCGGCATCAGCCCATCACGTGCGAGCGGGTTCGCTCGGCGCGGCTCCACACGCAGCCGGCGGCCACGCACGTCGATCACACCGTTTTGTTTCTCGTGGACGGGCAGCTTCGCATGGAGCACGGGGGGCCGATCGTGGCCGAGCCGGGGATGGCGGTCCTGGTCCCCTCCGGTGCGCCGCATCGGCTGGTCGGGGGCTCGGGGGTCGAGGTCGTGCGGCTGACGTTCTGCGCGAGCTGCCTTGGCTTCGACGAGGGTGCGCCGCTGATGGGGCCTTTTCGCAGCGTGCGATGGGGGGCCTTGCCGCTGGTGGTGATCCCGGAAGCGCGCCGCGCGCACCTGCTTCGCGTGTGCGAGGAGCTCGTGGACGAGGTGGGGCACGATACGCTGGAGTCGCGCGAGGTGCAGCGAAGCTTGCTCGTGCTGGTTCTGGCCGAGCTGCGGCGCGCGCCCGCGTCGCCGGCGGCCTCGGATGGCTCGCGCGAGGGTTCGCTGGTGGCCAGCGCCCTGGAGTTCATCCAGGGCCACTGTTACGAGCCCATTTCGTTGAAGGACGTTGCCCGTGCGGTTCATCGCACGCCCGCGCACGTGACCACGGTCTTGCGCCGGGTCACGGGCTTCTCCGTGGGCCATTGGATCAAGGAGGCGCGGTTGCGCGAGGCGTGCATTCGACTGGCGCACACCGACGACTCCATCGTCGCCATCGCGGGGCACATCGGGTGGAAGGACGAGACGCACTTCATTCGTCAGTTTCGCAAATCCATCGGGTCGACCCCCGCCGCCTGGCGAAGGACGCACCGCGGAAAAATTCCGGACGTCGCGAACGGCGTCGTTACTCCGGGCGGAACGGGCTGA